In Brassica napus cultivar Da-Ae chromosome C2, Da-Ae, whole genome shotgun sequence, the sequence ATGATGGCATGAAGAAATTTGGTGAACcataatttggtatattttaggGCTGGTTGGaagtttgattttgaaattgatAATTGTTGGGATTTTGGAAGTTAAAAGGAAAATTAGAAGAGTTTTGGGTGTTGAAAGGATTATTATTGGGAtccatttaacaaaaaaaaaagtttaaaacactaaaatagTTGATTATAGTGAAAATGATGGTTTTTTTGTATCCAAACGAAATGAGAGtagtctctatttatagataaaaaaaattcttgaattttgatataatttttatttttgtaaaaatagttttattataaaacaaatggGTTTGAATTATTGGATGAGgataaaataaaaggaaatcTGCACAGCCAATCAGAAGACATcatttaaatcttaaaaaaaaaacaatgtgtGTCAGCCCGCGCGTGCAATCACGCATCCAACAGTTTCAGCCACTCACGTTGCGACACGTGGCGGTCCGggtccacaaaaaaaaaattcaacagcTGAAACTTTCTAACGCCTGTTGAATACACGTAGATTAACATAAAAATTCAACACCCTGACTGCATGCTATTCAATTGTTGAAAGTGAGATTCAACACCCTCATTGCTCATGGTCTTAAGGATAAAAGATCTTGGCCATGGATAGTGTGGTTTATTTGGAAGAGCATAAATGATTTCTTGTTTAATGGCATAAGATGGTTGCCAATGGAGATTCAGCTCAAGGCAAAAAAAGGAATCGACAGATTGGTGTTTTGCTCAGCTAGTGGAGAGCAAAGTATCAAATGAAGCTGATACATCAATGGTTCAGAACATAGGTTGGTGGAGACCTCCTCATCAACGGTGGTTGATGTGTAATGTGGCTTTCGAGTGGGATAAGGAGAAGGGGCTGATGGGTGGAGCGTGGGTGGTTAGGAATTACAGAGGGGTTGTTCTAATTCACCATAGACGAACCTTCTTTAATGTGCTTAGCTTGGACGAAGCTAGGCTGAGAACCATTCTGTGGGCAGTGGAAAGTATGACAAGTTTGCATTTCAATAAGATTATATTTACTGGTGATTTTGAAGAGATGTTCTGTGCAGTAGAAAAACCTCATCAGTGGTATGCGTTTAGGCAACAGGGCGAGGAGATTAAGCTGAAGCTTAACTTGATGGAAGAGTATCAGCCCAGGGTGGTCCTCAACATGTTATAAACAAGGATTGGTTCAGTCGTATGTGACTAATGGATATCCTTCATGGCTCTTTGAGATTTTTGTTAATGAAAGCCGTTACCTCTAATGGTTCCTACGATTGGAAGTTTGCGTGGAGGCATTTGAGGGAGGGTATTTTTTGGATTCCAATTATCTAAGATTGCTTTCAAGAACTGTAGTAAGTCTGGCATTTAAATGTTGTCTTGTGATGTACTTGCTTTTTAATATTCTAATgaagaaaggaaaagaaaatacCACGTCCTTTGTTTGGTTCTCTACTCAAAGACGGCTTGGAGATACCCCCGTGCCACCTCTATGTTAGACTTGCCTGATTGCCTCTATAAAACTTATGAtttatcttttttgttttttttccttttacaaGAAAAATCCATTTAAGCTTTTATAAGTTGAGCAGTCATTGGCGATCATGATGGCGATTGACACAAGGCCACTTTTTCTGCAATTCTCAAGAGAGATTTGACTTTATATATCTCTTTCTggctatttttttcttcttttcacgATTCTCAACACctacataattatttttctcttttaaagatcaaaagaaacgTGAGTTTCCCTTATGGTATCTCGCGATTTTGTTATTTGTGTTTTGCTCTTCTCTTTGTTAGCGGAGAAGTTCATATTTATTCACAGCGAATGGGATGATAATCACTTCTCCCAGTTCGTTGTTACAATCTCCGACATGGTTCTTATGGTCATGGTCGATGACAACACAaagacaaatatttttgttgaaaCCAGATTCAATCGGTAAGGAACTCATCCTAATCGCCTAGGTTGCACGGGTATTCCAAGTTGGTGCCGTCTCACGTATCGGGTTCGTCGGGAGGACGGGGACGTCTCGGGTACGCCTAGGAAACGTCCCCAATATGTGTGAGGTGAATCCGGGACGTCAAGACTCATCAGGTACGGGCTTGGTCAGAGAAGGAGACGTTCCGGAAACGTTTATGCAGAAAATAGACTTTATATCCATCTGAATTTTTGTGTTATAAGAAGtgtaaaaaattaaaccatataTGTTCTTAACCTTTAATGTGTTTAttctattaattttgaaaagatcaaaagttgtaataaaaaaaaaaaaagtgtctcTGTCTCTTCGATTCTTCCACTCTCACTTTAGTCTCTTGCACTtccatcttctttttctttgaaactcAAGTCTCGACCATATCTCTCTCTGTGATATATCAGTAACAGAACACATACGCACTTTCCTTCCCTTCTTGTCTCTTTGTTGTTTATATCACAAGCAAAACACGTAAGCATTTTCTTGCAATCTTATCTTACGAAAATAATTCATATACAATGTTTCTGTGTTTTTTATGCAAAGATGTGATTGTCAGTTTAtatgtatcatatatatttttagcttATTCTGTTGTTTAGTATTTTGATCAAGTGTGTTTGCTgctgtttttgttgttgtctagTATTTTTATCAAGTGTGTTTGTTATTGTTTCTGTTGATGTCTAGTATTTTGATTAAGTGTATTTGCTGCTGTTAAAACTTATGTTTcagattttaacattttgacttatggatatttttatattttttttataatatggtcgcCGTTTCTATATCGTACCcgtatctacaaattttaagtTTGACGTTTTCCGTCCCCGCTCCCGTCCCAGTTTCCGGTCCCCGTCCCGGTCCCGGGGCTGCTTAGTTAATCGCTTTACTCTGGAAACAATCACCCTGGAAGCCACCATGGAAAAAATGCATCAAAGATGGGGTTATAAGATGATGGACATTATCATAATCATAATTGGGAATTGTTTATGGTGATGCAACCACAAAGGTATTCAACGGTcttgaaaattataattcaaaatatttatgggTGGTTCTTCACtggagatttgttttttttttttttttgtgtatgaCGATGTTCTTAGAATCGTTGAAGATTGGCAGATTCTCTTACTATTTCTTTTGAGAGAATCAATAAAGTGTATTTTCTCTAGCAAAATTCCTATAAATCCTATTTGGAATCTGGCCAATGTTATACATCAAAGAAATCTTCAAAGAAGAATTTGgaatttcattaaaaagatGGGAGCCAGATACAAATGGTATTAcatgaaaaaaaacaagatggtTCAAAAGAAAATTTCTTCAGTTCTTACTCTTTGTGTTGTAATGTTTTCTAGgtttagttttgcatttgattgtagttctattattttatatattcttgttgtaattttacattttatttaaataaaatagttgttaaaaaaaagctTTTATAAGTTAgccgcgagagagagagagagagatcatttACAAACACTCGCAACTAATAACAGCTTTtcccacttgttttcttcttcttcagtgcaACACTCTACAAAACTACTTTCACTCTTGAAACTTCATAAATCTACagactattattattattattatttaataccTCTAAATCCACAGTTTTTTTATCTAGCTGCCTGTCTCTTTCCCTCTCAAGGCAGTGTACGCAAATTCTCATATTGCATATCCGCTATGTCCAGCAACACATTATCATCCTCATCACCACCGTATGTTCCTAATGTCTCTGTTTTCCCAAGCTCAGCCTTCAAACATTTAaagattcattaaaaaaaaaaacacctctCAAACGCATTCATCCCCACACTAACTTATTAGTTACTATATCCTCCGAAGTTAACTAGTACTCACCTTTGTCTGACAATATCTCTTGAGCACGCGCTGGTATTGCTGGCGAGCGTCCGGAGAATTAGTCATCGATAGAACACGAGAGAAAGCCTCGTTCACTGCTCCGTCTACTTTCTCCTTGCGGAACACTTTGAGAATGTCTTCATCTTCACTCTCCTCCTCTCTACTCTCTACATCTTGCCTAAACCCTTTAAGGCCAACACCTTTTCTTCTCCACCTCAGTACAACCTTATCTAGAATTCCTACTGCCCAGCAGATAACCTTGTAATGCTTCCTTACTTGGTAACCTCTAACATAAGCCTGACAAGAAAATAAAGAGCTACAATTAGACAccaagggcatctccaacccaaactttctttttttttcctatattttcttctaaaatagagattaaAGGGTAACATGAACATCCCTCTATATTCTCCTCTATGAtaagagtaactctattatagaatcaATACCAATGgagtactctattttagagagaaatatagagagagaaaaatagaGTGCCATTCAATGGTCTAACAAATATAATCGTACCTGTATCTTCACAACTTTCTGGCGCTTGGCAAGAAACTCTTTTCGACCTTTATAGCCACGGTACTTCTTCTGGATAGACAAAGCTGCTGAGTTGTAGTTCTTCACATTTCCAAACGCTAGCTTCGACATGGCTGCGATCCCTTCGATATCTGCGTAGATCCCGTACTCCTGATAGCAAGCAGCCATAGCTGCTTCTCTCTCTTGTCGCTTTCTGAACGAATGCGCACGAAACGCTGCCTGGATTCTCGCAGCTGCTTGAGCTACGTTTCTCAACGCTGCCCGTGAATGTGGATCGTCATTACCGGGAGGACTTCTTCCTGAGATGGAATTCACGATCATCTCAGCTTGCATTTGAGCTGAGCCTAGAGAGTGTTCTGTTTCCTCGAGTGTGAGCGAGGAGAGATGGTTTGTTAGCGCCACCTCGGATAAATAACCGGCGAGACCCTTGTGGCCGTTAGCGGCAGCTATGGAAGCTGCGGTTTTACCAGCAGGGTCTTGCGCGTTGGGATCAGTCACTGCTCCAGCTGATGCCCTTGAAGCTATAAGGGCAGCCACCATTTTTTCTCTGCCACAGCAAAGACAATAGTATCGGTTATTGAATTCAGATGAAGCTATTATCTAAAAAAGATGTAGTCTTAGGTTCCGAATGTTGTAAACGGCGCCGCAGTttatagtaacaaaaatctaCATATACctatatatctatatgtttttgttCCTATTAGAACCGCACCGCAGTTGCCATTCGGACCCTTAAACTCTTTTGACCATTATCAAGTGAAAGCAATATTTGACTTATGATGCTATAACAATCTTTCACTCTATTCAAATAATAAAAGTTGAAAGAACTGTGTTGGTCTACTATTTATAGGCTGCTCACCTCCCATAGCGCGCAGCCCAATGAAGAGCGCTCCATCCGTTACTATCACGAAAATCCACACTGACTCCAAGACTAAGAATTGGATGAAGTGCCCAATCGAATCCAAGGCCTGCAACCATATGAATAATGCCTTGTTCTTGCTTTGACAAAGAACAAGATGTTTGATCTTCATCTTGTGATCTCGAAGACAGCCACGCATCCAGTTTATCTTTAAGCAGTTTTTGTAGAAGCCAATCAACTGTACTTGATGGTGTTGCAGTGTCATCTAGAATCGTGTCAATGATATGGCTCcattcctcatcatcatcatcagctttGATTTTCTTCAACTTATCACTGCCCGGTTCTATGTTACTTTTCTTATCTGATAGAAGAGTTTGCACAAACCTTACAAGTAAGAAAAGCTCATCTCGACTGCACCTAGAGCAAGATGTGTCAGGCTTGTCACGATACTCGAATTCTTTTATTTGACTACAAGAGAGTCCATCTCCAGAAGTAATGCGTAAGTTCACTTTCCCAGGGCCACATGGAGGGGCTTCGCAGCGTATGACACCTTCCTTAATGATCTCAAAAGGAACTTCAACGCTTCCAAACATGCAAGACCATGTTGATTCAGTTGGATCACAGAGAAATGATCCAATGATTATCACCTGCATTGTCCAATTAATCACCAACCATTTATTCTAAGCATCATTTTCTGTATATCACTTATAAATAGTAGATTTATCAACTCCCACATAGACCAGAATCtcatctaaatatttaaaaagatgGTGCAAGAGATCACACCTTTGTAGTTTCATTGGCGTAACCCCACTCTGGTGAAACGTCCTGGATAGTAAACTCTTGCTTATGTGAAACCGCCGGTCTCATTTCTTGCTGGAGAGGCATCCTGTTAATCCCTTCATCATCCATTACTCTACTGTACTCGGCATTATTCTCTGGAGCTCCTAGCTCAGGATAACAACCAGGATGTTCGAAAGAACCAAGTTCTTGAGGCAACAACAATGTACCTGAAATTTTAACACAACTATTAGAACTGAACGACGTTCAAAGCTTAACAGTATTCTTTTCCCAAAGCAGATGACATACCTTGGTCAGCCTGGTTGCTGTAACTCCAGTTAGAATCTTCCTGCATCCCAGGTAGTAATCCTTTCACCGAACTTGGTGTGCTTCCCTGTTTTCAATAAAACAGTAGATTAACTCCCACATTATAAACTTTTTACTTACTAATTTGAAAATTAGTTAACAGATACAAAACAGTCTTCCTTGCTTGAATTACCTCAGAGTTAAGAGCTACAGAAGCCTCACATGCCTCCAGCACATCTTTCCAAGATTCAGACTCTTGATCTCCACTCCCTCCATTACCACCtgtaacaagaattttttttactctttccTAATAACCTTATCCAGTACCGGGTATGGACAATAtcataaaaagacaaacaagGAAGCTATACAGTCTGCTACAATGAGAAATAGAAAGAAAGAATAACCAAGTATCGGAAAACCAACGTTTTGTAACTTTAGGCGTACCTGTATCATTCTTTGCGAGGGTGAGATTGTTAGGATGATAGTCGGCTCCAATATACCCTCCGTAACTTCTCTCTAATCTATTATTCTCTGGTCTCTGATGTCCACTTGCTGGTTGAGCATGGTGATTGATGTCCTCAGTACAGTCCAAAGATAAGAGACTATCCAAACTTTCATTTTGACTGTAGAGTGGATCTACATTATATTGGGCTCCAACATACCCTCCATAACACCTTTCTAGTTTGTTATTCTCTGGTCTCTGATACACAGTCCCTGGCTGAGCAAGAAACTGGAGACTATCCAAACTTTCGTTTTGAGCGTAGAGTGGATCAACAGTACTAACAATGTCATCACCGAGACTCAGCTGTTCCTCAAGCCTCTTTATAGCCTGCCTGTTTTCAAACTCATAAGAGCTTCCACTGCCTTGAGGGGTCTCAACTCCGTTACTGTTAAAGACAGCTTCAGAGTTAACCTCCGGAGAAGTAGATGAATGCTGCTGAAGTAGATCAGTAGAGTCACCAATGTAGTGATTGTATCTTGCATTCTGAGTCCCAATGGAGCTTGGACTTGAAAAGAGAGTGGAAGCATTCTGTGAGAACTGCAAAACAGTTCCACTACTTTGTCTTCCCTGAAAAGTTAAACCCAACCAATAACTTCATACAACGATACCGAAAGTTCGGCCTATGGTATAACAAATATAGGCTTATAGGAGAAAAGTCTACCTCTTTTCCGTCACTTATGTCCCTGTAATGAACAAGGACAATATGGTCGTACTCCCTGATATAAAGAGCAATAAAATCCATGTGAGAAAACATTAAGTACATCACAAATTAGGAAGTATGGAGTATGAGTGCAGCACTCAC encodes:
- the LOC106375626 gene encoding calmodulin-binding transcription activator 4 is translated as MQSEYEISTLYQEAHTRWLKPPEVHFILQNHERYQLAHTPPQNPTSGSLYLFNRRVLKFFRKDGHQWRRKKDGRAIAEAHERLKVGNVEALSCYYVHGEHDPTFQRRIYWMLDPEYDHIVLVHYRDISDGKEGRQSSGTVLQFSQNASTLFSSPSSIGTQNARYNHYIGDSTDLLQQHSSTSPEVNSEAVFNSNGVETPQGSGSSYEFENRQAIKRLEEQLSLGDDIVSTVDPLYAQNESLDSLQFLAQPGTVYQRPENNKLERCYGGYVGAQYNVDPLYSQNESLDSLLSLDCTEDINHHAQPASGHQRPENNRLERSYGGYIGADYHPNNLTLAKNDTGGNGGSGDQESESWKDVLEACEASVALNSEGSTPSSVKGLLPGMQEDSNWSYSNQADQGTLLLPQELGSFEHPGCYPELGAPENNAEYSRVMDDEGINRMPLQQEMRPAVSHKQEFTIQDVSPEWGYANETTKVIIIGSFLCDPTESTWSCMFGSVEVPFEIIKEGVIRCEAPPCGPGKVNLRITSGDGLSCSQIKEFEYRDKPDTSCSRCSRDELFLLVRFVQTLLSDKKSNIEPGSDKLKKIKADDDDEEWSHIIDTILDDTATPSSTVDWLLQKLLKDKLDAWLSSRSQDEDQTSCSLSKQEQGIIHMVAGLGFDWALHPILSLGVSVDFRDSNGWSALHWAARYGREKMVAALIASRASAGAVTDPNAQDPAGKTAASIAAANGHKGLAGYLSEVALTNHLSSLTLEETEHSLGSAQMQAEMIVNSISGRSPPGNDDPHSRAALRNVAQAAARIQAAFRAHSFRKRQEREAAMAACYQEYGIYADIEGIAAMSKLAFGNVKNYNSAALSIQKKYRGYKGRKEFLAKRQKVVKIQAYVRGYQVRKHYKVICWAVGILDKVVLRWRRKGVGLKGFRQDVESREEESEDEDILKVFRKEKVDGAVNEAFSRVLSMTNSPDARQQYQRVLKRYCQTKAELGKTETLGTYGGDEDDNVLLDIADMQYENLRTLP